A genomic window from Candidatus Kouleothrix ribensis includes:
- a CDS encoding response regulator transcription factor has product MDRISVLLVDDHRVVRQGLHDFLELQDDIEVVGEAASGEEGVRLAQELLPDVVLMDLVLPGIDGVEATRRVKSVSPSTRIIVLTSFADDDKVFPAVKAGAISYLLKDVQPEELARAIRAAQRNEAVLHSEVAAKLMQEFTAPRPAEDSVEQLTEREMDVLRLIAKGQSNKEIADTLIISEKTVKTHVSNILSKLHLADRTQAAIYALRQRLVPME; this is encoded by the coding sequence ATGGATCGCATCAGCGTTCTGCTTGTTGATGATCATCGCGTGGTGCGCCAGGGGCTGCACGATTTCCTCGAGCTACAGGATGACATCGAGGTGGTGGGCGAGGCTGCCAGCGGCGAAGAGGGCGTCCGGCTGGCGCAAGAGCTGCTGCCCGACGTGGTGCTGATGGATCTGGTATTGCCCGGCATCGACGGCGTCGAGGCCACCCGGCGCGTCAAGTCGGTCAGCCCGTCGACGCGCATTATCGTGCTGACCTCGTTCGCCGACGATGACAAGGTCTTTCCGGCAGTCAAGGCCGGCGCGATCTCGTACCTGCTGAAAGATGTGCAGCCTGAAGAGCTGGCGCGCGCCATTCGCGCCGCCCAGCGCAACGAGGCCGTGCTGCACTCCGAGGTGGCCGCCAAGCTCATGCAGGAATTCACCGCGCCGCGCCCGGCCGAAGACTCGGTCGAGCAGCTGACTGAGCGCGAGATGGATGTGCTGCGCCTGATCGCTAAGGGCCAGAGCAACAAAGAGATCGCCGATACGCTAATTATCAGCGAGAAGACCGTTAAGACTCACGTTAGCAATATTCTGAGCAAGCTGCACCTGGCCGACCGGACACAGGCGGCGATCTACGCGCTGCGCCAGCGCCTGGTGCCGATGGAGTAG
- a CDS encoding GAF domain-containing protein, whose amino-acid sequence MRSGTSTTDLARGLPLGDLLALGTQLRADITPEALLQEVAEAIYSVLGYPQVYIRLRHADTDELEAVAFAGVPAELVAQLRANPTAPAFYQALLQPRYRYSESYLIPASRRVERDLQQPGPARRQRKRDVLLVPLRGRGERLAGAIYVEPPLDGHALDLSNVQILEAIARQAALALENARLAARSARLLSKEQLLAELGRDVSNTLDLDTILTRTVERLEVAFQGGAITLLNDQGELEIVATVGEIDDAARRVRLKVGEGICGWVVERGIPFLSNDTTTETRVQPAAHDIGTNRQIRSYIAVPLRTGGRVLGSLSVESDQPNAFTYEDVDLLEAVAAQIGGPIASTRLYQEAQRLAEQVKRRNEHLTVLNAVARIAVSTLDLERMLTSVIVQIQQGFGYGHAELYLADDDTQTLVLAAQAGTFRPSEIGYGIPVTRGLLGKAYRTGATVRVDDVLADPDYVAETPRETRSQLCVPIVAGARVLAVLNLESRQLAAFTAAGVGVLETAADVLASAIENARLYQRAQEAAVLEERSRLARDLHDSISQQLFSMTLTAQAARVQLDKNPARTAAQLERLQETAAAALAEMRALIFQLRPPALSAQGLVGALQQHVAALGRREGLSMSFEIHGEERYARGAEQAIYRIAQEALNNVVKHAGACRVIITLDFQPDRVALRVADDGAGFDLGLLQPEQGRHLGLTSMRERAAELGGMLDLRSRPGHGTEVLLTVPRNSDTIARSSAAVL is encoded by the coding sequence CTGCGATCCGGCACTTCGACCACCGACTTGGCGCGTGGGTTGCCGCTAGGCGACCTGCTGGCGCTTGGTACGCAGCTGCGCGCCGATATCACGCCCGAGGCATTGCTCCAAGAGGTGGCCGAGGCGATCTATTCGGTGCTAGGCTACCCGCAGGTGTATATTCGCCTGCGCCACGCCGACACCGACGAGCTCGAGGCGGTGGCGTTCGCCGGCGTGCCCGCCGAGCTCGTCGCGCAGCTGCGCGCTAATCCGACTGCGCCGGCATTCTACCAGGCGCTGCTCCAGCCACGCTACCGCTACAGCGAGTCGTACCTTATTCCGGCCAGCCGGCGTGTCGAGCGCGATCTGCAGCAGCCTGGCCCGGCCAGGCGCCAGCGCAAACGCGACGTGCTGCTGGTGCCGTTGCGCGGCCGCGGCGAGCGGCTGGCCGGCGCGATCTATGTCGAGCCGCCGCTCGATGGCCACGCGCTCGACCTCTCGAATGTGCAGATCCTCGAGGCGATTGCGCGCCAGGCCGCGCTGGCGCTCGAGAATGCCCGCCTGGCGGCCCGCAGCGCCCGGCTGTTATCCAAAGAGCAGCTGCTGGCCGAGCTTGGCCGTGATGTCAGCAATACGCTCGACCTCGACACGATTCTGACGCGCACGGTCGAGCGGCTCGAGGTGGCGTTTCAGGGCGGCGCGATCACGCTGCTGAACGACCAGGGCGAGCTCGAGATTGTCGCCACGGTCGGCGAGATCGACGACGCGGCGCGCCGGGTGCGCCTGAAGGTCGGCGAGGGCATCTGCGGCTGGGTAGTCGAGCGCGGCATCCCGTTTCTCTCGAACGATACCACCACCGAGACGCGCGTGCAGCCCGCCGCGCACGACATCGGCACCAACCGCCAGATCCGCTCGTATATCGCCGTGCCGCTGCGCACCGGCGGGCGCGTGCTCGGCTCGCTGAGCGTCGAGTCCGATCAGCCGAATGCCTTTACCTACGAAGATGTCGATCTGCTCGAGGCCGTGGCCGCGCAGATCGGCGGGCCGATCGCCAGCACGCGCCTCTACCAGGAGGCCCAGCGCCTGGCCGAGCAAGTCAAGCGCCGCAACGAACACCTGACAGTGCTGAATGCCGTGGCGCGCATCGCGGTGTCGACGCTCGATCTCGAGCGCATGCTCACCTCGGTGATCGTGCAGATCCAGCAGGGCTTCGGCTACGGCCATGCCGAGCTGTACCTTGCCGACGACGACACGCAAACGCTGGTGTTGGCGGCCCAGGCCGGCACGTTCCGGCCGAGTGAGATCGGCTATGGCATTCCGGTAACGCGCGGGCTGCTTGGCAAGGCCTACCGCACTGGCGCGACCGTGCGCGTCGATGATGTGCTGGCCGACCCCGACTACGTGGCTGAGACGCCGCGCGAGACGCGTTCGCAGCTGTGCGTGCCGATCGTGGCCGGCGCGCGCGTGCTGGCGGTGCTCAACCTCGAGTCGCGTCAGCTGGCTGCCTTCACCGCTGCGGGCGTGGGCGTGCTCGAGACAGCCGCCGACGTGCTGGCCAGTGCGATCGAGAACGCCCGGCTCTACCAGCGCGCCCAAGAGGCTGCCGTGCTCGAAGAGCGCAGCCGGCTGGCGCGCGACCTGCACGACTCGATCTCGCAGCAGCTGTTCAGCATGACCCTGACCGCCCAGGCCGCCCGCGTGCAGCTCGACAAGAACCCGGCCCGCACAGCAGCCCAGCTCGAGCGCCTGCAAGAGACGGCCGCAGCGGCGCTGGCCGAGATGCGCGCGCTGATCTTTCAGCTGCGCCCGCCCGCGCTCAGCGCTCAGGGGTTGGTCGGCGCGTTGCAGCAGCATGTGGCCGCGCTGGGCCGGCGCGAGGGCCTGAGCATGAGCTTCGAGATCCATGGCGAAGAGCGCTATGCGCGTGGCGCCGAGCAGGCGATCTACCGGATCGCGCAAGAGGCGCTGAATAATGTGGTCAAGCATGCCGGCGCCTGCCGCGTGATCATTACGCTCGACTTTCAGCCCGATCGCGTGGCCTTACGCGTCGCCGACGACGGCGCGGGCTTCGATCTCGGCCTGCTTCAGCCCGAGCAGGGCCGGCACCTGGGCCTGACCAGCATGCGCGAGCGCGCGGCCGAGCTGGGCGGCATGCTCGATCTGCGCTCGCGGCCCGGCCATGGCACCGAGGTGCTGCTCACCGTGCCACGCAATAGCGACACAATCGCCCGATCAAGTGCCGCCGTACTATAA